A stretch of the Nitratifractor salsuginis DSM 16511 genome encodes the following:
- a CDS encoding recombinase family protein has product MTVALIRQLSGDESLLQQRAAIMAYAEQRQLTLEKEMIEFERAGRPLKERKKFQDFLHSLQEGDQLVVAEIGVLGETVEEGIVVINCMLTHGITLHLVSPGLVVERQTGLATILPVLMRLDEQRQTREKDHRVGRPKGRRSASKFDVYLPQIMSGLKADKSVSALARELGVSRSSLKDYIESRRLKEILDDSWLEEAKKTHQMAEAEKPVMACTLKQD; this is encoded by the coding sequence TTGACAGTTGCACTCATCAGACAGCTCTCCGGCGACGAATCGTTACTGCAGCAGCGGGCCGCGATCATGGCCTATGCCGAGCAACGACAGTTGACCCTTGAGAAAGAGATGATTGAATTTGAGCGGGCGGGCCGTCCTCTGAAAGAGCGTAAGAAATTTCAGGATTTTTTACACTCGCTTCAGGAGGGGGATCAGCTGGTCGTCGCAGAGATCGGTGTATTGGGTGAAACGGTGGAAGAGGGCATTGTGGTGATCAACTGCATGCTCACCCACGGGATTACCCTGCACCTGGTCTCTCCGGGCCTGGTGGTCGAACGCCAGACCGGGCTCGCGACGATTCTGCCGGTGCTGATGCGGCTGGATGAGCAGCGCCAGACCCGGGAGAAGGATCATCGGGTCGGACGCCCGAAAGGCCGACGCTCCGCCTCCAAATTCGATGTCTATCTTCCCCAGATCATGTCCGGGCTCAAAGCGGACAAAAGTGTCAGCGCTTTGGCCCGGGAGCTGGGGGTGAGCCGCAGTTCGCTCAAGGACTATATCGAATCGAGGCGTCTCAAGGAAATCCTGGACGATTCCTGGCTGGAAGAGGCTAAGAAGACCCATCAGATGGCGGAGGCGGAAAAGCCGGTCATGGCTTGCACGCTCAAACAAGACTAA
- the moaC gene encoding cyclic pyranopterin monophosphate synthase MoaC, which produces MELTHLDEQDKPKMVDVSAKDDTLRSATASGMIEMSPDAYRAVVENTAKKGPVLQTAVIAAIQGTKRTPELIPMCHPLMLTSVKTEIEELPELPGFKLYVTAKLTGKTGVEMEALTGVSVGLLTIYDMLKAIDKGMVIRQIRLESKTGGKSGDYQRKA; this is translated from the coding sequence ATGGAATTGACGCATCTCGATGAACAGGACAAGCCGAAAATGGTCGACGTCAGCGCCAAGGACGACACACTCCGCAGCGCCACGGCATCAGGCATGATCGAAATGAGCCCTGATGCCTACCGGGCGGTAGTGGAGAATACCGCCAAGAAGGGCCCGGTACTGCAGACCGCCGTCATCGCGGCGATCCAGGGGACCAAACGTACCCCCGAGCTGATCCCGATGTGTCATCCTCTGATGCTCACTTCCGTCAAGACCGAGATCGAAGAGCTGCCCGAGCTCCCCGGCTTCAAACTCTACGTCACCGCCAAGCTCACCGGCAAAACTGGCGTGGAGATGGAAGCCCTCACCGGCGTGAGCGTCGGCCTGCTGACCATCTACGATATGCTCAAAGCCATCGACAAGGGGATGGTGATCCGTCAGATCCGTCTCGAGTCCAAAACAGGAGGCAAAAGTGGAGACTATCAACGAAAAGCTTGA
- a CDS encoding HP0495 family protein, producing the protein METINEKLEKEELSYPRQWGFKIIGRDKEKLAAAVKEVLGHKEHLSSPGNASRTGKFHSHNASCHVESKEERDKLFKAFQDHEDVDMVI; encoded by the coding sequence GTGGAGACTATCAACGAAAAGCTTGAAAAAGAGGAATTGAGCTACCCCCGCCAATGGGGCTTCAAGATCATCGGACGGGACAAAGAGAAGCTCGCCGCCGCCGTCAAAGAGGTCCTGGGCCACAAAGAGCACCTCTCCTCCCCCGGCAACGCATCGCGCACCGGCAAATTCCACAGCCACAACGCCAGCTGCCACGTCGAGAGCAAAGAGGAGCGCGACAAACTCTTCAAAGCGTTCCAGGACCACGAGGATGTGGATATGGTAATTTAG
- a CDS encoding paraquat-inducible protein A, whose amino-acid sequence MKWQTILGLIWTAALVVTMAWLGKEGYRAAIAYEQASAESAKMMEAEQVAQSRLKDLASTLTFGMVKNDLREKLQRLEAQQEQARQKARRIVLWFAGTALSALVSAFFLPIRLATGLLSVAALIALINGLITPILMVTVHKNVEYLGDVVLSFESKGILGSVAKLFHEGNWPIAGVILLFSVLLPALKTLSLLFVSLYETRPFAAKMVRFFKHLGKWSMLDVFVVALLLVFLTSRGTDVSRAEAEIGIYFFLAYVILSLAASLAAEKMLEGVRSEE is encoded by the coding sequence ATGAAATGGCAAACGATTTTGGGATTGATCTGGACAGCGGCTCTGGTGGTGACGATGGCCTGGCTGGGCAAAGAGGGGTATCGCGCAGCGATCGCCTATGAACAGGCCTCCGCCGAGAGCGCCAAAATGATGGAGGCGGAGCAGGTGGCCCAGTCACGGCTCAAGGATTTGGCCAGCACGCTGACCTTCGGGATGGTAAAAAACGATCTACGAGAAAAGCTCCAACGCCTCGAGGCCCAGCAAGAACAAGCCCGGCAAAAGGCTCGGCGCATTGTCCTTTGGTTCGCCGGTACGGCATTGTCCGCCCTCGTGAGCGCCTTTTTCCTGCCGATCCGCCTGGCAACGGGCCTACTCTCCGTTGCCGCCCTTATCGCCCTCATCAACGGCCTGATCACTCCTATTTTGATGGTGACGGTCCACAAAAACGTAGAGTATCTGGGGGATGTGGTGCTCTCCTTCGAATCCAAAGGGATCCTGGGTTCGGTGGCGAAGCTTTTTCACGAGGGCAATTGGCCCATCGCCGGGGTGATTCTGCTTTTTTCGGTGCTGCTCCCCGCGCTCAAGACCCTCTCCCTGCTCTTCGTCTCTCTCTATGAAACCCGCCCTTTCGCCGCGAAGATGGTGCGTTTTTTCAAACATCTGGGCAAATGGTCGATGCTCGATGTCTTCGTCGTGGCGCTGCTGCTGGTCTTTCTGACCTCCCGGGGCACCGATGTCAGCCGGGCCGAAGCGGAGATCGGGATCTACTTTTTCCTCGCCTATGTGATCCTCTCCCTGGCGGCCAGTCTGGCGGCGGAGAAAATGCTTGAGGGAGTGAGGAGTGAGGAGTGA
- a CDS encoding inositol monophosphatase family protein yields MSDIKLLKLIAREAGEIVRRGYHSHKEIHHKGVVDLVTQYDVETERFLLDALSEAFPDHTLVGEESYTGSWDLERAIYIDPIDGTTNFVHGIPHLAVSLGVWEGGEATMAVVYNPILDELYWAERGRGAWLGEEQLRVSEDQTLQNALIATGFPYAKVNRGAEYRWVVDAIAEILPRIQDLRRLGSAACDLSYLARGIFAAFYEINLKPWDVAAGILLVQEAGGRVSNLAGEPYRFGDRGIVTGTPAIHRALLEALPPYI; encoded by the coding sequence ATGTCTGATATTAAATTGTTGAAGCTAATTGCGCGGGAAGCGGGGGAAATTGTCCGCCGGGGGTATCATTCCCACAAAGAGATCCATCACAAAGGGGTGGTGGACCTGGTAACCCAGTATGACGTCGAAACGGAGCGTTTCCTGCTCGATGCTCTGAGCGAAGCCTTCCCCGACCATACCCTGGTGGGAGAAGAGAGCTATACAGGTAGCTGGGATCTGGAGCGGGCGATCTACATCGATCCGATCGACGGCACCACCAACTTCGTCCACGGCATCCCCCACCTGGCTGTCTCCCTGGGAGTTTGGGAAGGGGGCGAAGCGACAATGGCCGTGGTTTACAACCCCATCCTCGACGAACTTTATTGGGCCGAAAGGGGCCGGGGGGCCTGGCTGGGAGAGGAGCAGCTCAGGGTCTCCGAGGACCAGACATTGCAAAATGCCCTGATCGCCACCGGCTTTCCCTACGCCAAGGTCAATCGGGGAGCGGAGTATCGCTGGGTGGTCGACGCCATTGCCGAAATCCTCCCCCGGATCCAGGACCTACGCCGCCTGGGCTCCGCCGCCTGCGATCTGAGCTATCTAGCCCGGGGGATCTTCGCCGCTTTTTACGAAATCAATCTCAAACCCTGGGATGTCGCGGCGGGAATTTTATTGGTCCAAGAGGCCGGAGGGAGAGTCAGCAACCTGGCAGGAGAGCCCTACCGCTTCGGCGACAGGGGGATCGTCACCGGTACCCCGGCGATTCACCGGGCATTGTTGGAAGCTCTACCGCCTTATATATAG
- a CDS encoding glutamine--tRNA ligase/YqeY domain fusion protein, translating into MSEKRKDFLRAIVERDLAEGKYKEVVTRFPPEPNGFPHIGHAKSIVLNFGIARDYNGRCHLRMDDTNPETEEMRYVEAIKDAVKWLGFDWGEHFYFTSDYFGRLYDYAVELIRMGKAYVDSLNEEEIREYRGTVTEPGRRSVYAERSVEENLELFERMRKGEFPEGAHVLRARIDMASPNMKMRDPLLYRIRHTPHYRTGETWHIYPMYDFAHCLSDYIEGITHSFCTLEFENNREVYDWILDTLQVKPPRPHQYEFARLNMNYTVMSKRKLRELVEKGAVEGWDDPRMPTIAGYRRRGYTPESIVNFCEMIGVAKANSVVDVSLLEFAIRDDLNPKVPRVMCVLNPLKVVIENYEGSEEIDASYYPHDVPKEGSRKLPFSREIYIDRSDFEENPPKGYYRLTPDQPVRLKHAYIIRCKEVIKDEEGEIIEIRAEYYPDSRSGSDTSGIKVKSAIQWVEAKRADRVEVRLYDRLFRVENPQGPEDLNPDSLKIIPEALIEPSVLAEKPDERFQFEREGYFYLDPVASEEGHPVFNRIVPLKDSWAKKSQKKPAAKEQKPAKKEQSKVPQKEGEVTPMNAEQQVRFERYTGELGLGTTVAEILARDEALSVFFERAMEETEALSTLANLVANEVSKAIKEQGVETLRFTPQQIAQLAGMIEAEEISSKIAKEVFEAMEREGVDPLAYVEERGLRQISDPNQIAPIVDEVIAANPENVEKYRAGNERLFGFFVGQVLKATGGKANPRVVNELLKRKLSGE; encoded by the coding sequence ATGAGTGAAAAGAGAAAAGATTTTCTGCGTGCGATTGTAGAACGTGATCTGGCGGAGGGGAAATACAAAGAGGTCGTCACCCGTTTTCCTCCCGAGCCCAATGGCTTTCCCCATATCGGGCACGCCAAATCGATCGTGCTCAACTTCGGCATCGCGCGGGATTACAACGGGCGCTGCCATCTGCGGATGGATGATACCAACCCCGAGACGGAGGAGATGCGCTACGTCGAGGCGATCAAAGATGCCGTCAAGTGGCTGGGTTTCGACTGGGGAGAGCATTTCTATTTCACTTCCGACTACTTCGGGCGACTCTACGACTATGCTGTGGAGCTGATCAGGATGGGCAAAGCCTACGTCGACAGCCTGAACGAAGAGGAGATCCGCGAATACAGGGGGACCGTGACCGAGCCCGGGCGGCGCAGTGTCTATGCCGAGCGCAGTGTGGAGGAGAACCTGGAGCTTTTCGAGCGGATGCGCAAAGGGGAATTCCCCGAGGGGGCCCACGTGCTCCGGGCCAGGATCGATATGGCTTCGCCCAATATGAAGATGCGCGATCCGCTGCTCTACCGCATCCGCCACACTCCCCACTACCGGACGGGGGAGACGTGGCATATCTATCCGATGTATGACTTCGCCCACTGTCTCTCCGACTACATCGAAGGGATCACCCACTCCTTCTGCACCCTGGAGTTCGAGAACAACCGGGAAGTCTACGACTGGATTCTCGATACCCTGCAGGTCAAACCGCCCCGCCCCCATCAGTACGAGTTCGCCCGGCTCAATATGAACTATACCGTGATGAGCAAGCGCAAGCTCAGAGAGCTGGTGGAAAAGGGAGCGGTGGAGGGCTGGGACGATCCCCGTATGCCCACGATCGCCGGATACCGCCGTCGGGGATACACCCCCGAATCCATCGTCAATTTCTGCGAAATGATCGGGGTGGCCAAGGCCAACTCCGTGGTGGATGTCTCTTTGCTGGAGTTCGCCATCCGGGACGACCTCAACCCCAAGGTCCCGCGGGTGATGTGCGTGCTGAACCCGCTGAAGGTGGTTATCGAGAATTATGAGGGTTCCGAAGAGATCGACGCATCCTACTACCCCCACGATGTGCCCAAAGAAGGCAGCCGCAAGCTCCCCTTTTCCCGGGAGATATACATCGATCGAAGCGACTTCGAAGAGAATCCCCCCAAGGGCTACTACCGCCTCACCCCCGATCAGCCGGTGCGGCTCAAACACGCCTACATCATCCGCTGCAAAGAAGTAATCAAGGATGAGGAGGGTGAGATTATAGAGATTCGGGCCGAGTACTACCCCGACTCCCGAAGCGGCAGCGATACCAGCGGCATCAAAGTCAAAAGCGCCATCCAGTGGGTGGAGGCCAAGCGGGCCGACCGGGTGGAGGTGCGGCTCTATGACCGGCTCTTTAGAGTCGAAAATCCCCAGGGGCCCGAAGACCTCAACCCCGATTCGCTGAAGATCATCCCCGAGGCACTGATCGAGCCCTCCGTCCTGGCCGAAAAGCCCGACGAGCGCTTCCAGTTCGAGCGGGAGGGGTATTTCTATCTCGATCCGGTGGCGTCCGAGGAGGGGCATCCCGTCTTCAACCGGATCGTTCCCCTCAAAGACTCCTGGGCCAAAAAGAGCCAAAAGAAGCCGGCTGCGAAAGAGCAAAAACCGGCGAAGAAAGAGCAGAGCAAAGTCCCCCAAAAAGAGGGAGAAGTCACGCCGATGAACGCCGAGCAGCAGGTACGTTTCGAGCGTTACACGGGTGAATTGGGCCTGGGGACCACTGTGGCGGAGATCCTGGCCAGGGACGAGGCCCTTTCAGTCTTCTTCGAGCGGGCGATGGAGGAGACTGAGGCCCTCTCTACCCTGGCCAACCTGGTGGCCAACGAAGTCTCCAAAGCGATCAAGGAGCAAGGTGTGGAGACCTTGCGCTTCACTCCGCAGCAGATCGCCCAATTGGCGGGGATGATCGAAGCGGAGGAGATCTCCAGCAAGATCGCCAAAGAGGTCTTCGAAGCGATGGAGAGAGAAGGGGTGGACCCTCTGGCCTATGTGGAGGAGCGGGGGCTCCGCCAGATCAGCGACCCGAATCAGATCGCCCCCATCGTCGATGAGGTGATCGCCGCCAATCCGGAGAATGTGGAGAAATACCGCGCGGGCAATGAACGGCTCTTCGGTTTCTTCGTTGGGCAAGTGCTCAAGGCTACTGGGGGCAAAGCCAATCCGAGGGTAGTCAATGAGCTCCTAAAGCGGAAGCTTTCAGGAGAGTGA
- a CDS encoding esterase-like activity of phytase family protein has translation MRILLLLLGLWSFVSAEVYPVNICPEGQKSDRVGSLRILDQKELIYPEIDGKHFAEISDLAYLKKRHWLFMVSDEGKLFRFRALFGPEKIRELTPLDASRLRRKNGKKLKKWRRDSEGLALDGKGRLYVSFEEKPRIARITYDGRIVKYLPLPRVIDRQSRFRSKNKGLEALAWHPKYGLVTAAEYPVKASKKSLQHLYSLRGRQWSFRRGKERHSAITALEVLDNGNFLVLERAYNGLLEPMVITLREVQIDRCRHGLCPTKTLARLDSSKGWAVDNFEGLAKVGPDRFVMVSDDNDNFFQKTLLIYFQVLGH, from the coding sequence GTGCGCATTCTCCTGCTGCTCCTGGGGCTCTGGAGCTTCGTGTCGGCGGAAGTCTATCCGGTCAATATCTGTCCTGAGGGGCAAAAGAGCGATCGGGTCGGATCTCTGCGGATCCTGGATCAGAAAGAGCTGATCTACCCCGAGATCGACGGGAAACACTTCGCCGAAATCTCCGATCTGGCCTATCTGAAAAAGCGCCACTGGCTTTTTATGGTCAGCGACGAAGGGAAGCTTTTTCGTTTCCGCGCCCTCTTCGGGCCGGAGAAGATACGTGAACTGACCCCCCTCGATGCCTCGAGACTTCGCAGGAAAAACGGAAAAAAACTCAAAAAATGGCGTCGGGACAGTGAAGGGCTTGCACTGGACGGGAAAGGGCGGCTTTATGTCAGCTTCGAGGAAAAGCCCCGTATCGCCCGCATCACCTATGACGGCCGGATCGTCAAATATTTGCCCCTCCCGCGCGTCATCGATCGGCAGAGCAGGTTCCGCAGCAAAAACAAGGGGCTCGAAGCCCTGGCCTGGCATCCGAAATACGGGCTGGTGACCGCTGCGGAGTATCCGGTCAAAGCGTCGAAAAAGAGTCTGCAGCATCTCTACTCCCTCCGGGGTCGGCAATGGAGCTTTAGGCGTGGGAAAGAACGCCATAGTGCCATTACCGCCCTGGAGGTTCTGGACAATGGGAACTTTCTGGTCCTGGAGCGGGCCTATAACGGCCTGCTGGAGCCGATGGTGATCACCCTGCGGGAAGTGCAGATCGACCGCTGCCGCCACGGCCTCTGCCCCACGAAAACCCTGGCCCGCCTAGACAGCTCCAAAGGGTGGGCTGTGGATAATTTCGAAGGCTTGGCCAAAGTAGGGCCCGATCGTTTCGTGATGGTCAGCGACGACAATGACAATTTTTTCCAGAAGACTTTGCTGATCTATTTTCAAGTTTTAGGTCATTAG
- the lspA gene encoding signal peptidase II, translating to MRNWAVFFLAALGTFIIDQGIKELFLEGYQWQSRCLSLELHLNRGVAFSLFAFLGSWLKWLQLLLVGGLFLFFLREGWIRRHAFALGLLLGAAAGNLWDRFAHGAVVDYVYWHCGFDFAVFNYADVMIDLSIAWLLWSGWREHRRSRG from the coding sequence GTGAGGAACTGGGCGGTCTTTTTCCTGGCGGCGCTGGGGACTTTCATCATCGATCAGGGGATCAAGGAACTCTTTTTGGAAGGCTACCAGTGGCAGAGCCGCTGCCTCTCTTTGGAACTCCATCTCAATCGGGGGGTGGCTTTCAGCCTTTTTGCCTTTCTCGGCTCCTGGCTTAAGTGGTTGCAGCTTCTGCTTGTCGGCGGGCTCTTTCTCTTTTTCCTCCGGGAAGGGTGGATCCGCCGCCACGCTTTTGCTCTGGGCCTTTTGCTGGGGGCTGCGGCGGGGAATCTCTGGGACCGTTTCGCCCACGGGGCGGTGGTGGATTATGTCTATTGGCACTGCGGATTCGACTTTGCCGTGTTTAACTATGCCGATGTAATGATCGACCTCTCCATCGCCTGGCTGCTCTGGAGCGGCTGGCGCGAGCATCGGCGCTCCAGGGGTTAA
- the glmM gene encoding phosphoglucosamine mutase, producing MMGKLFGTDGVRGKAGVKVSAPAAMRLAMATGAYFRPHSRTNKILVGKDTRRSGYMIENAIVSGLTAVGYDVIQIGPMPTPAVAFLTENMRCDAGIMISASHNPYYDNGIKFFDAEGNKLNREVEEKIEAIYQDDEAIARAQKTGKEIGKSKRIDDVIGRYIVHIKNSFPRSLTLSGLRVVVDCANGAGYRVAPTVLSELGADVVVLGDEPNGFNINEGCGAMHPEYLAKEVLRYRADVGVALDGDADRLVMVDERGEVIDGDKLMGVLAIYLKEQGTLRNDGMVATVMSNQALDDYLARHAITLYRSAVGDKNVVEMMQSKGLNFGGEQSGHIIFSDFAKTGDGISSALQALAYLVSSGKRASEAFNPFELYPQKLVNLNVATKRPLEEIRGLAELQEKIEAAGMRHLFRYSGTENKIRLLIEGKDAQALEEAMEEAEALFRRELVR from the coding sequence ATGATGGGAAAACTGTTCGGTACGGATGGGGTGCGGGGCAAGGCAGGGGTCAAAGTCTCGGCACCGGCGGCGATGCGCTTGGCGATGGCGACAGGAGCCTATTTCCGCCCCCATTCACGGACCAACAAGATTCTGGTGGGCAAAGATACGCGCCGCAGCGGCTATATGATCGAAAACGCTATCGTCTCCGGCTTGACCGCCGTGGGGTACGATGTGATCCAGATCGGGCCGATGCCGACACCGGCGGTGGCTTTCCTGACCGAAAATATGCGCTGTGATGCCGGAATTATGATCAGCGCCAGCCACAACCCCTATTATGATAACGGGATCAAGTTTTTCGATGCCGAGGGGAACAAGCTGAATCGGGAAGTCGAAGAGAAGATCGAAGCGATCTATCAGGACGACGAGGCGATCGCCAGGGCCCAGAAGACCGGGAAAGAGATCGGCAAATCGAAGCGGATCGACGATGTGATCGGACGCTACATCGTCCACATCAAAAACTCCTTTCCGAGATCCCTGACCCTCTCCGGACTGCGGGTGGTCGTCGACTGCGCCAACGGGGCGGGCTACCGGGTGGCCCCCACGGTTTTGAGCGAACTGGGGGCCGATGTGGTGGTCCTCGGCGATGAGCCCAACGGTTTCAACATCAACGAAGGGTGCGGGGCGATGCACCCGGAATATCTGGCCAAAGAGGTCCTGCGCTACCGGGCCGACGTGGGGGTGGCCCTGGATGGGGATGCCGACCGTCTGGTGATGGTGGATGAGCGGGGTGAAGTGATCGACGGGGACAAGCTGATGGGGGTCCTGGCGATTTATCTCAAAGAGCAGGGCACCTTGCGCAACGACGGAATGGTCGCGACCGTGATGAGCAACCAGGCGCTTGACGACTATCTGGCCCGGCACGCTATCACCCTCTACCGCAGTGCCGTGGGAGACAAAAACGTGGTGGAGATGATGCAGTCAAAAGGGCTCAACTTCGGCGGGGAGCAGAGCGGGCACATCATCTTCAGCGATTTTGCCAAGACCGGCGACGGGATCTCCAGCGCCCTACAGGCTCTGGCCTATCTGGTCAGCAGCGGCAAACGGGCCAGCGAAGCCTTCAACCCTTTCGAACTCTATCCCCAGAAACTGGTCAATCTGAATGTAGCGACGAAACGGCCGCTGGAGGAGATCCGGGGGCTGGCGGAGCTTCAAGAAAAGATCGAAGCGGCCGGGATGCGTCACCTCTTCCGCTATTCCGGGACGGAGAATAAAATCCGCCTCCTCATCGAAGGCAAAGATGCCCAAGCCCTGGAAGAGGCGATGGAGGAGGCGGAAGCTCTCTTCCGGCGGGAATTGGTCCGGTGA
- the rpsT gene encoding 30S ribosomal protein S20, with protein sequence MAHHKSAKKRIKQTVKKTERNRYYRTRMKNIIRAVREAAEAGDKEKALEAFKIANKQLHHYVSKGFLKKQTASRKVSRLHKLVNNIEAA encoded by the coding sequence ATGGCACATCACAAGTCAGCGAAAAAACGCATCAAGCAGACCGTCAAGAAGACTGAGCGCAACCGCTATTACCGCACCCGGATGAAGAACATCATCCGCGCCGTCCGCGAAGCGGCAGAGGCCGGAGACAAAGAGAAGGCGCTGGAGGCGTTCAAAATCGCCAACAAGCAGCTCCACCATTACGTGAGCAAAGGCTTCCTCAAAAAGCAGACCGCTTCCCGCAAGGTCAGCCGCCTGCACAAGCTGGTCAACAACATCGAAGCCGCCTAA
- the prfA gene encoding peptide chain release factor 1 encodes MFKEKLQPFIDRYEEINRLLSSPEIAADVKKMTELSKEQSSIAPLVEKAQKYLEISEAIEENKAMLSDPEFGELAKEELSELEPQLPRLEEEIKVLMIPKDPNDDKNIYLELRAGAGGDESALFVEDMFKMYLRFAERQGWKVEIVSSSEGTAGGYKELIALVKGEGVYSKLKFEAGTHRVQRVPATETQGRVHTSAITVAVIPEVEDVEIDIKPNEIKMDVYRSSGCGGQSVNTTDSAVRLTHLPTGIVVAIQDEKSQHKNRDKAMKVLKARVHEAMMREQMEETAGQRKLQVGSGDRSEKIRTYNYPQNRITDHRIGLTLYALDDVMNNGTLEQVIDPLIAHAQAEAIQEAGL; translated from the coding sequence ATGTTCAAAGAGAAACTTCAGCCGTTTATCGACCGCTACGAAGAGATCAACCGCCTTCTGAGTTCTCCCGAGATCGCCGCCGATGTCAAAAAGATGACCGAGCTCAGCAAAGAGCAATCCTCCATCGCCCCGCTGGTGGAAAAGGCACAAAAATATCTGGAGATCAGCGAAGCGATCGAAGAGAACAAGGCGATGCTCTCCGATCCCGAATTCGGAGAACTGGCCAAAGAGGAGCTCTCCGAGCTGGAACCTCAACTGCCCAGGCTCGAAGAGGAGATCAAAGTCCTGATGATCCCCAAAGACCCCAACGACGATAAAAACATTTACCTGGAGCTGAGAGCCGGGGCCGGCGGGGACGAGAGCGCCCTCTTCGTCGAGGATATGTTCAAAATGTATCTGCGTTTCGCCGAGCGCCAGGGGTGGAAAGTTGAGATCGTCAGCTCCTCCGAAGGGACCGCCGGCGGCTACAAAGAGCTCATCGCCCTGGTCAAAGGCGAAGGGGTCTATAGCAAACTCAAATTCGAAGCCGGCACCCACCGGGTCCAGCGGGTCCCCGCCACCGAAACCCAGGGGCGGGTCCACACCTCCGCCATCACCGTCGCCGTGATCCCCGAGGTGGAGGATGTGGAGATCGACATCAAACCCAACGAGATCAAGATGGATGTCTACCGCTCCAGCGGATGCGGCGGCCAGAGCGTCAACACCACCGACTCCGCCGTCCGCCTCACCCACCTCCCCACTGGCATCGTCGTCGCCATCCAGGATGAGAAATCCCAGCACAAAAACCGGGACAAAGCGATGAAGGTCCTCAAAGCGAGGGTCCACGAAGCGATGATGCGCGAACAGATGGAGGAGACCGCCGGGCAGCGCAAACTCCAGGTGGGCTCCGGAGACCGCAGCGAAAAGATCCGCACCTACAACTACCCCCAAAACCGCATCACCGACCACCGCATCGGCCTGACCCTCTACGCCCTGGACGATGTGATGAACAACGGCACCCTGGAACAGGTCATCGACCCCCTCATCGCCCACGCCCAGGCGGAAGCTATCCAGGAGGCCGGTTTATAA